In the genome of Pempheris klunzingeri isolate RE-2024b chromosome 3, fPemKlu1.hap1, whole genome shotgun sequence, one region contains:
- the rps3a gene encoding small ribosomal subunit protein eS1, giving the protein MAVGKNKRLTKGGKKGAKKKIVDPFSKKDWYDVKAPAMFNIRNLGKTLVTRTQGTRIASDGLKGRVFEVSLADLQNDEVAFRKFKLITEDVQGKNCLTNFHGMDLTRDKMCSMVKKWQTMIEAHVDVKTTDGYLLRLFCVGFTKKRTNQIRKTSYAQHQQVRQIRKKMMEIMTREVQTNDLKEVVNKLIPDSVGKDIEKACQSIYPLHDVFVRKVKMLKKPKFELGKLMELHGEGGAGSAAKASGDDTGAKVERADGYEPPIQETV; this is encoded by the exons ATGGCAGTCGGCAAGAATAAGAGGCTGACCAAAGGCGGCAAAAAAGGTGCCAAAAAGAAGAT TGTGGACCCTTTTTCCAAGAAGGACTGGTATGATGTCAAGGCACCAGCCATGTTCAATATCCGCAATCTTGGCAAGACCTTGGTCACCAGGACTCAGGGAACCA GAATCGCCTCGGATGGTCTTAAGGGACGTGTGTTCGAGGTGAGCCTTGCTGACCTGCAGAACGACGAGGTGGCCTTCCGCAAATTCAAGCTCATCACTGAGGATGTTCAGGGCAAGAACTGCCTCACCAACTTCCACGGCATGGACTTGACCCGTGACAAGATGTGCTCCATGGTCAAGAAATGGCAG ACTATGATTGAAGCCCATGTGGATGTGAAGACCACCGATGGCTACCTTCTGCGTCTGTTCTGCGTGGGTTTCACAAAGAAGCGCACAAACCAGATCAGAAAGACCTCCTATGCCCAACACCAGCAGGTCCGCCAGATCCGCAAGAAGATGATGGAGATCATGACCAGAGAGGTTCAGACCAACGACCTGAAGGAAGTCGTCAACAAGCT GATCCCCGACAGTGTTGGCAAGGACATTGAGAAGGCCTGCCAGTCCATCTACCCTCTGCACGATGTCTTCGTCCGCAAGGTCAAGATGCTTAAGAAGCCCAAGTTTGAGT TGGGCAAACTGATGGAGCTCCACGGTGAGGGCGGTGCTGGCAGTGCGGCAAAGGCATCCGGTGATGACACTGGAGCCAAGGTGGAGAGGGCTGATGGCTATGAGCCCCCCATCCAGGAGACAGTCTAA